DNA sequence from the Nerophis lumbriciformis linkage group LG10, RoL_Nlum_v2.1, whole genome shotgun sequence genome:
atagtaacacacaacactgttatagaacaccatgatcaatagtaacacacaacactgtgatagaacaccatgatcaatagtaacacacaacactgtgatagaacaccatgatcaatagtaacacacaacactgtgatagaataccatgatcaatagtaacacacaacactgtgatagaacaccatgatcaatagtaacacacaacactgtgatagaacaccatgatcaatagtaacacacaacactgtgatagaacatcatgatcaatagtaacacataacactgtgatagaacaccatgatcaatagtaacacacaacactgtgatagaacaccatgatcaatagtaacacacaacactgtgatagaacaccatgatcaatagtaacacacaacactgtgatggaacaccatgatcaatagtaacacacaacactgtgatagaacaccatgatcaatagtaacacacaacactgtgatggaacaccatgatcaatagtaacacacaacactgtgatagaacatcatgatcaatagtaacacacaacactgtgatagaacaccatgatcaatagtaacacacaacactgtgatagaacaccatgatcaatagtaacacacaacactgtgatggaacaccatgatcaatagtaacacacaacactgtgatagaacaccatgatcaatagtaacacacaacactgtgatagaacaccatgatcaatagtaacacacaacactgtgatagaacaccatgatcaacagtaacacacaacactgtgatagaacgccatgatcaatagtaacacacaacactgtgatagaacaccatgaTCATTAGTAacgcacaacactgtgatagaacaccatgatcaatagtaacacacaacactgtgatagaacaccatgatcaatagtaacacacaacactgtgatagaacaccatgatcaatagtaacacacaacactgtgatagaacaccatgctcaatagtaacacacaacaccatgatcaatagtaacacacaacactgtgatagaacaccatgatcaatagtaacacacaacactgtgatagaacaccatgatcaatagtaacacacaacactgtgatagaacaccatgatcaatagtaacacacaacactgtgatggaacaccatgatcaatagtaacacacaacactgtgatagaacaccagtctgtactgagtgaaaaacatgaacaatcatattacagtatgtgtaaagtattatttcatgttttgtatgTAGTGTAATGTACGGTGATGTTTCCTGTCGATTTTggttaagcaatccatttatgtcgaaataatttgtctccaagttccatatttatagcttCAAAATCACTTCAACTTCAAGTTTaatgttgtgaatcctcatttgtccaaaaaatagtcatctctgttaccaagtctgccatgattagtgtgaagtgaattctatttatatagcgcttttctctagtgattcaaagcgctttacatagtgaaacccaatatctaagttacatttaaaccagtgtgggtggcactgggagcaggtgggtgaagtgtcttgcccaaggacacaacggcagtgactaggatggcggaagcggggatcggacctggaaccctcaagttgctggcacagccactctgccAACCGAGCTGTACCGGCCTGATTAGGAAACACACTCACGTTTGAATCCGGAAGTCAGATGTGCGTTGCTatagaaacagaaatcaatgagcGAAAGAAATCAGTCCCAGCATtgatttaaatgatcaaaatacggtaaatattgaacatgttacatattgttatgaaggtgtctgttactacattacttgcagtgtgtatattgtgcatattacatattgttatgaaagtgtctgttactacattatatatatacttgcagtgtgtatattgtacatattacatattgttatgaaggtgtctgttactacattatatatatacttgcagtgtgtatattgtacataatacatattgttatgaaggtgtctgttgctacattatatatatacttgcagtgtgtatattgtacatattacatattgttatgaaggtgtctgttactacattatatatatacttgcagtgtgtatattgtacataatacattttgttatgaatgtgtctggtactacattatatatctatatacttgcagtatgtatattgtacatattacatattgttatgaaggtgtctgttactacattacttgcagtgtgtatattgtacatattacatattgttatgaaggtgtctgttactacattatatatatacttgcagtgtgtatattgtacatattacatattgttatgaaggtgtctgttactacattatatatatacttgctgtgtgtatattgtacataatacatattgttatgaaggtgtctgttactacattatatatatacttgcagtgtgtatagtgtacatattacatattgttatgaaggtgtttgttactacattatatatatacatatatatgtatatatatatatatatatatatatatatatatatatatatatatatatatatatatatatatatatatatatatatatatatatacttgcagtgtgtatattgtacatattacatattgttatgaaggtgtctgttactacattatatatatacttgcagtgtgtatattgtgcatattacatattgttatgaaggtgtctgttactacattatatatatacttgcagtgtgtatattgtacatattacatattgttatgaaagtgtctgttactacattatatatatacttgcagtgtgtatattgtgcatattacatattgttatgaaagtgtctgttactacattatatatatacttgcagtgtgtatattgtgcatattacatattgttatgaaggtgtctgttactacattatatatatacttgcagtgtgtatattgtacataatacatattattatgaaggtgtctgttactacattatatatatacttgcagtgtgtatattgtacatattacatattgttatgaaggtgtctgttactacattatatatatacttgcagtgtgtatattgtacataatacatattgttatgaatgtgtctggtactacattatatatctatatacttgcagtgtgtatattgtacatattacatattgttatgaaggtgtctgttactacattatatatatatatatacttgcagtgtgtttattgtacatattacatattgttatgaaggtgtctgttactacattatatatatataattgcagtgtgtatattgtacatattgttatgaagtgtctgttactacattatatatatacttgcagtgtgtatattgtgcatattacatattgttatgaaggtgtctgttactacattatatatatacttgcagtgtgtatattgtacataatacatattgttatgaaggtgtctgttactacattatatatatacttgcagtgtgtatattgtacataatacatattgttatgaaggtgtatgttactacaatatatatatacttgcagtgtgtatattgtacatattacatattgttatgaaggtgtttgttactacattatatatatacatatatatatatatatatatatatatatatatatatatatatatatatatatatatatatatatatatatatatataaatacttgcagtgtgtatattgtacataatacatattgttatgaaggcgtctgttactacattatatatatacttgctgtgtgtatattgtacataatacatattgttatgaaggtgtatgttactacaatatatatatacttgcagtgtgtatattgtacatattacatattgttatgaaggtgtttgttactacattatatatatacatatatatatatatatatatatatatatatatatatatatatatatatatataaatacttgcagtgtgtatattgtacataatacatattgttatgaaggcgtctgttactacattatatatatacttgcagtgtgtatattgtacatattacatattgttatgaaggtgtctgtttctacattatatataaatacttgcagtgtgtatataaaatgttggagggttttgaagtttttGAAGGTTACAACGGTGACTCTCATTAGTTGCATCTTTCAAGCGCTTTaaaggccttaaaaaaaaaaaaagacttgttaaattgttgtctctcataatgaatgaatgaatgataggcaacattccctaaaaagtgcagttcccttttaaatatGTTAAATGGCAGATTTTTGGATATAGCTCTCTTCGAGGGTCAGATAGTTCAAGTGTACCGATGAAGTGTGTAGAGAAGTGTTAGCCATGTAAACAATGTATAGAGGAGTGGACAAGCATTCAAACCAGTTTTGCgtatgaaacacacacacacacacacacacacacacacacacacacacacacacacacacacacacgtggaaAAGTTGTACTGTATATGGTTCCAACAAACCATATCAGTCAAACTCTGACACACACGTCCCACTGAATGGAAAAGTGTCCACAAACTTCTGAGCGCTAGCGTAGATGTAAAAAAGAAGGGGGAACGTAAGAAGATGTCCGATAGAAAAAGTGAAGGGGACGCCATAAATTCTTTACAAAATGCTCTTTGCGCCTACAAAGTGTGAAAAATACTCCTATTGTCCTGATAAAAAGGCCACATTGAACGAGGCAATCATCTCATACCACGCGGGTAGAAAGGAAGTTCTCGTATCATACGGTGGTGACCGAGAGGAAGGCGTTGTGCACCTGCGCTCCCTCCGGAGCCTTGGCCCCGTGAGTCATCAGCTCCTGGATGGTCATCCAGTTGTCCAGGATCTTCTTGTTGCGCTTCTTCATCATCTTCTTGTGGCTCAGCTCGATGATGCTGACCTCGCTGCTGCTCTGAGGGTTCTCCTTCAAGCTCTCCAGGCGGCTCCTCTGCATGAACTCCCGCCTCTTCTTCTGCTCCTTGGCTCGCACCAAATGCTGCTTCCTCTCCTCTTTGCTCCAGTAGCGGCCCATCTTCATCTCGCTCATGGCGTCGTCGTCCGTGGTCATGCCGCCGCTGCGCTCCTCCTTGATCTTCAGGGCGCGCTCCCGCAGGATCTTGTCCCGCACGGGCCGCTTGGTGATGTAGCGCGTGCCGTCGCTGCGGATCTTCACCTTCCATTCCATCTTGGGCTGGTTGAGGGGGCTCTGGGGCTCCTTGCAGATGCTGAGCAGGCTGAGCTGGCTCTGGGCGTACTCCACCGCCGAGCGCTGCTGGATCAGCTGCATGTAGCTCTGGTAGTGGTGGGCGTGCTCTGGGATGTTGCTCTGCCGGTGCTGGGACGGGGAGAAGTAAGGGATTTGGGAAACGCCAGGCCTCAGCTTCCCTTTATGGTCCTCCTCGGGCAGAAGCGTCTGATCCGACTGGTCCGAGGGGTTGCTGTGGTCCGGGCTGCTGCTCTTGCCCAGGAGGGGCGCTCTGCATCCTGCCACGGGGATGGGGCTGGCAAGGCTGCTGCGGCGGTTCCTCTGGTTGGTGAGGCTCACCATCCTCTGGAGGGAATGTTCCGGAGAGCGATCCATGGCCAACGGGGTGCTCCGCGAACTCTCCGCTGTGTTGTAGGCACTGGAGCTGTCCTTGTCCTCACTCCCCTTGTGGAGGTTTTGGTCCCTGGGCTCAGAGGGCACCGAGCACCCGGTGGTGGAGGGCGACTGCAGGCTCTTGCGGATCTTGTGGGCCTTCATGATGTTCTGGCATTCCAGCTCGATGCTGCGCAGCTCCTCGTTGAGCATGCGCAGCTCATGCTGGACGCCGCCCTGCTCGGCCATGCTGCACTCGATGGTGCTGCGGCGGCTGTAGAACAGGTCGTACTCGCCACTGTTCCGGATCTGACACTTGAGCTCCAGGAGCTGCTGGAAGCGCTCGCCTGCCGCTTCCTCGTCCTCATTGTCCTCCTGGCCCTCCGGCCGGCGCGTGTCCGAGTTGTCCAGGAGACACTGGGACAGACGTCTCTGGATGTGCGCCAGGACGTCCTCCTCCGAACTGTCCATTTGGTCTCTGAGGGTCCGCGAGGAGCATGTGGGCCGGTCGTCCTCTGCTCTCTGCAAGCAAACATCTTTGTTACTTTTTTCATGCAAAATTAATTTTCTTCTTTCCCGACCAAACATCATTTCATTTGAAAGGAGAATAACTGTTTGCGATAGAAACCTCCCAtcctcgcctggactactgcaactctctcctgtttggtcccccttaacaagtcacttcacaaacttcagcttctccagaactctgcagcccggttaatcaccagaaccccttcaatccagcttatcacccctgttctgcagcaactccactggctacccatcaaacatcgtatccactttaaaataattatcctcactttcaaagccatccataacctctctccatcttatctctctgacctgatccatgtccccacgccctcacgttccctaagatcctcttcatccatccatctcactgtccctttatttaaactgtccaccatgggtgcccgagctttcagtcgctctgccccacatctttggaactctttgccaccagacTTTCGTAACTtacactcaatatccctcttcaaatcaagactcaatatccctcttcaaatcaatcCAGcttatcacccctgttctgcagcaactccactggctacccatcaaacatcgtatccactttaaaataattatcctcactttcaaagccatccataacctctctccatcttatctctctgacctgatccatgtccccacgccctcacgttccctaagatcctcttcatccatccatctcactgtccctttatttaaactgtccaccatgggtgcccgagctttcagtcgctctgccccacatctttggaactctttgccaccagacTTTCGTAACTtacactcaatatccctcttcaaatcaagactcaatatccctcttcaaatcaatcCAGcttatcacccctgttctgcagcaactccactggctacccatcaaacatcgtatccactttaaaataattatcctcactttcaaagccatccataacctctctccatcttatctctctgacctgatccatgtccccacgccctcacgttccctaagatcctcttcatccatccatctcactgtccctttatttaaactgtccaccatgggtgcccgagctttcagttgctctgccccacatctttggaactctttgccaccagtCTTTCGTAACTtacactcaatatccctcttcaaatcaagactcaatatccctcttcaaatcaatcCAGcttatcacccctgttctgcagcaactccactggctacccatcaaacatcgtatccactttaaaataattatcctcactttcaaagccatccataacctctctccatcttatctctctgacctgatccatgtccccacgccctcacgttccctaagatcctcttcatccatccatctcactgtccctttatttaaactgtccaccatgggtgcccgagctttcagtcgctctgccccacatctttggaactctttgccaccagacTTTCGTAACTtacactcaatatccctcttcaaatcaagactcaatatccctcttcaaatcaagactcaaaacacacctattcctgactgcttattcattgtaatcatcttttcttctctatctttgttgttgttgttattgttgtttttatccaatttgattttattgttttgatttggtACGGTGtctttgagtgcccagaaaggcgccttataaataaaatgtattaatattattattattatctttcatAAATATTCAGTGTCGTCATCTAGGATCCAGACGTACTCTCTGACTCAGTTCTGGGAAGAAAGTTAGTGAAAAAGTTGATTGCCTTTCGATACTGTTCAGGTCTGGACTCAAGGTACACCTGTGCAATTTCATGAGGTCCATCAGAGGCTGCATGCATTATTTATGGTAAAATGAAGGTTTCTtctaatgatccatccatccatccattttctaccgcttgtccctttcagggtcacgggaggtgccggagcctatcccagctgcacacgggaggAAGAGACCCTTCGCCTTATTTTCTAATAatcatattattgttatatacTGCAATGATATTGTCATCCTCTCTGTTTTGATGTTATTTTGATTAATAATCATTGCTTTCATAATCTGACCACAGTCATCtcagatcacaactggactgtttggtttgtcttagaaggcgTTTTGTCTCTCAtctgagtagacttcatcagttcatgatcatGGACTTAGATTgtaacatctagtcttagacttagattggtcacatctagtcttagacttagattggtcac
Encoded proteins:
- the LOC133612755 gene encoding PDZ domain-containing RING finger protein 4-like; amino-acid sequence: MGCNLCTLQKREEHYKLLYEIGQVNGKELSKSSHEETFRPAKDPVVVQVIRRTPSGRPRGPPQEIRVVDVCTQTDITFEHIMALAKLRPSTPPVPDVCPFLLSDSCHSLHTLEQDYYPGTDYLSPVPLDGERTEELEYEEVELCRLSSQEKLGLTLCYRTDEEEDVAIYVSEICPNSIAAKDGRIREGDRILQINGRDVQDREEAMAALSNEDCRSILLLVARPEIQLEEAWLDDEHSDFLEQLKIEMLEEQQREDKELAAFREEQVRQQRAEDDRPTCSSRTLRDQMDSSEEDVLAHIQRRLSQCLLDNSDTRRPEGQEDNEDEEAAGERFQQLLELKCQIRNSGEYDLFYSRRSTIECSMAEQGGVQHELRMLNEELRSIELECQNIMKAHKIRKSLQSPSTTGCSVPSEPRDQNLHKGSEDKDSSSAYNTAESSRSTPLAMDRSPEHSLQRMVSLTNQRNRRSSLASPIPVAGCRAPLLGKSSSPDHSNPSDQSDQTLLPEEDHKGKLRPGVSQIPYFSPSQHRQSNIPEHAHHYQSYMQLIQQRSAVEYAQSQLSLLSICKEPQSPLNQPKMEWKVKIRSDGTRYITKRPVRDKILRERALKIKEERSGGMTTDDDAMSEMKMGRYWSKEERKQHLVRAKEQKKRREFMQRSRLESLKENPQSSSEVSIIELSHKKMMKKRNKKILDNWMTIQELMTHGAKAPEGAQVHNAFLSVTTV